A single Desulfuromonas sp. DNA region contains:
- a CDS encoding DUF444 family protein: MDPKLLELYKKLKKQGLSAEREERILRELRCEDRHGLPGPPPPRPAPEFYGFGDLMMMQRMSPEAGPYVTHIRSIDELLERDRQREEDGFPRKVRVGRMIKPGRSGKDKVVVVPTTVEEKFIHDPSFAPPGEGTSSGGSGEGEEGEVIGETPVRPEGGEGGEGAGQGEGGAHEVEASAYDLGRILTEKFELPNLKEKGKKRSLTRFTYELTDRNRGFGQLLDKKATLRRILETNISLGNLPDTSDIDPTRFLIAPDDKVYRILSREREMEAQAIVFFLRDYSGSMGGKATDLVVTQHVLIFSWLLYQYDRQVETRFILHDTEAREVPDFQTYYNSTVAGGTQVSSAFSLVNEIVDKEGLAADYNIYVFHGTDGDDWDSEGKHTLPQVEKMLRYASRVGITIAEHSYTSSGNTEVERYMKKSGLLETKSDLVRLDSMDEASGEPRLIEGIKKLIG; this comes from the coding sequence ATGGACCCGAAGCTGCTTGAACTCTATAAAAAACTGAAAAAACAGGGCCTGAGCGCGGAGCGGGAGGAGAGGATTCTCCGGGAATTGCGCTGCGAGGACCGTCACGGCCTGCCCGGCCCGCCTCCCCCACGGCCCGCGCCGGAGTTCTACGGCTTCGGCGATCTGATGATGATGCAGCGGATGTCCCCGGAAGCGGGCCCCTACGTCACCCACATCCGCTCCATCGACGAACTGCTCGAGCGGGACAGACAGCGGGAAGAGGACGGCTTCCCCCGCAAGGTCCGGGTCGGCCGGATGATCAAGCCGGGCCGAAGCGGCAAGGACAAGGTCGTGGTCGTCCCGACCACGGTGGAGGAAAAATTCATCCACGACCCCAGCTTCGCCCCTCCCGGCGAAGGGACCTCCTCCGGGGGATCGGGCGAGGGCGAGGAGGGGGAGGTCATCGGCGAGACGCCGGTGCGCCCCGAGGGGGGGGAAGGAGGCGAGGGGGCCGGTCAGGGAGAAGGCGGCGCCCACGAGGTGGAGGCCAGCGCCTACGACCTCGGCAGAATCCTCACCGAGAAGTTCGAGCTGCCCAACCTCAAGGAGAAAGGCAAGAAGCGCTCCCTGACCCGCTTCACCTACGAACTGACCGACCGCAACCGCGGCTTCGGCCAACTCCTCGACAAGAAGGCCACCCTGCGCCGCATCCTGGAGACCAACATCTCCCTCGGCAACCTTCCCGACACGAGCGACATCGACCCCACCCGCTTCCTCATCGCCCCCGACGACAAGGTCTACCGCATCCTCTCCCGGGAGAGGGAGATGGAGGCCCAGGCGATCGTCTTCTTCCTGCGCGACTATTCGGGCTCCATGGGAGGCAAGGCCACCGACCTCGTCGTCACCCAGCACGTGCTGATCTTCAGCTGGCTTCTCTACCAGTACGACCGCCAGGTGGAGACCCGCTTCATCCTCCACGACACCGAGGCACGGGAGGTCCCCGACTTTCAAACCTACTACAACTCCACCGTGGCCGGCGGCACCCAGGTGTCCAGCGCCTTCTCCCTCGTCAACGAGATCGTCGACAAGGAGGGCCTCGCCGCCGACTACAACATCTACGTCTTCCACGGCACCGACGGCGACGACTGGGACTCGGAGGGGAAGCACACCCTGCCCCAGGTCGAAAAAATGCTGCGCTACGCCAGCCGGGTCGGCATCACCATCGCCGAGCACAGCTACACCTCCAGCGGCAACACCGAGGTGGAAAGATACATGAAGAAGTCGGGCCTGCTCGAGACCAAGTCCGACCTGGTCCGCCTCGACAGCATGGACGAGGCCTCCGGGGAGCCGCGCCTCATCGAGGGGATCAAGAAGCTGATCGGTTGA
- a CDS encoding SpoVR family protein, protein MELIDQHTKGIMEGCKARARAAGLRFGDETLEYIVTNRDLLELTPKYMIPTLYDYWVHDVEVLKEKGRYELYPGNPYETVINTRPAISFYNDNNPDWLNVMIFYHVLGHIDFFQNNLFFRHTWDFDLTGQALADKRLIARLRSEKGRWVDYVIEFARGIDNLVGYYRELSEQLRPGPADRQTRRLDYYFDVFLQRIKQVRGSEYLKEIASYNDCLKRDGKAAGQSFFSEVARRYPEFEAVYQKERRRSPPRSVDLLQFLMDHSEFLNRDENKWMLSVIHVVRKTSLYFQPQIRTKIMNEGWSSYWHEKLFMEDDRIRGHEVDFARVNAWVTSMPRVGLNPYALGMRLFHHIEEMADKGRYGLSFERQRMQTERDAYDDGSANGRDFIFSVREDFSDFTFLNTFVDQDFVCRHNLFVAEKRLNQARMTWEYLVKSRKAEDYRQMIFDTLYHPPSITVSPDQRTEGSLYLVHRFEEKPLLKEYIANTMLGIEYLWGGPVHLETNEPAEPTVAREEPFGRGSGEPERPPLSWRKMLYTMENRELTSRPL, encoded by the coding sequence ATGGAACTGATCGACCAACATACCAAGGGCATCATGGAGGGCTGCAAGGCGCGGGCGCGGGCGGCGGGACTGCGCTTCGGGGACGAGACCCTGGAGTACATCGTCACCAACCGCGACCTGCTCGAACTCACCCCCAAGTACATGATCCCCACCCTCTACGACTACTGGGTCCACGACGTGGAGGTGCTCAAGGAGAAGGGCCGCTACGAGCTCTACCCCGGCAATCCCTACGAGACGGTCATCAACACCCGTCCGGCCATCTCCTTCTACAACGACAACAACCCCGACTGGCTCAACGTGATGATTTTCTACCACGTCCTCGGCCACATCGACTTCTTCCAGAACAACCTCTTCTTCCGCCACACCTGGGATTTCGACCTGACGGGGCAGGCCCTGGCGGACAAGCGCCTCATCGCCAGGCTGCGCTCGGAGAAGGGCCGCTGGGTCGACTACGTCATCGAGTTCGCCCGCGGCATCGACAACCTGGTCGGCTACTACCGGGAGCTCTCGGAGCAGTTGCGACCCGGCCCGGCGGACCGGCAAACCCGGCGCCTTGACTACTACTTCGACGTCTTCCTGCAGCGGATCAAGCAGGTCAGGGGGAGCGAGTATCTCAAGGAGATCGCCAGCTACAACGACTGCCTCAAGCGTGACGGCAAGGCCGCGGGGCAGAGCTTCTTCTCCGAGGTGGCCAGACGCTACCCCGAATTCGAGGCGGTCTACCAGAAGGAGCGCCGGCGCAGCCCCCCCCGCAGCGTCGACCTGCTGCAGTTCCTCATGGACCACTCGGAGTTCCTCAACCGGGACGAGAACAAGTGGATGCTGTCGGTGATCCATGTGGTGCGCAAGACCTCCCTCTACTTCCAGCCCCAGATCCGCACCAAGATCATGAACGAGGGGTGGTCGAGCTACTGGCACGAGAAGCTCTTCATGGAGGACGACCGCATCCGGGGACACGAGGTCGATTTCGCCCGGGTCAACGCCTGGGTCACCTCCATGCCCCGGGTGGGGCTCAACCCCTACGCCCTCGGCATGCGACTCTTCCACCACATCGAGGAGATGGCCGACAAGGGTCGCTACGGCCTGTCCTTCGAGCGGCAGCGCATGCAGACGGAGCGGGACGCCTACGACGACGGCAGCGCCAACGGCAGGGACTTCATTTTCTCGGTGCGGGAGGATTTCAGCGACTTCACCTTTCTCAACACCTTCGTCGACCAGGATTTCGTCTGCCGCCACAACCTGTTCGTCGCCGAGAAGCGCCTCAACCAGGCGCGCATGACCTGGGAATACCTGGTCAAGAGCCGCAAAGCCGAGGACTACCGGCAGATGATCTTCGACACCCTCTACCACCCCCCGAGCATCACCGTCTCCCCGGACCAAAGGACCGAAGGCAGCCTTTACCTGGTCCACCGGTTCGAGGAGAAGCCCCTGCTCAAAGAGTACATCGCCAACACCATGCTCGGGATCGAATACCTCTGGGGCGGCCCGGTCCACCTCGAAACGAACGAACCTGCGGAGCCGACCGTTGCGCGCGAAGAGCCCTTCGGGCGCGGCTCCGGAGAACCCGAGAGACCGCCCCTGAGCTGGCGAAAAATGCTGTACACCATGGAAAACCGCGAACTGACCAGCCGCCCCCTTTAG
- a CDS encoding serine protein kinase PrkA produces MAAAGDNISKALRNVNRHLKAREHQAAIPFDALLKVMADNPAAVMRNVFQVFHDMVKNYVAEGPDEYSSDPESIHYVNYDSSRLFVEDVDNPFFADRLFANRLINLVESLQRGAQQNKIYIFEGPHGCGKSTFLNNLLRKFETYANTEEGVRFEAVWRLDRRSLASIAPGETNRFLDKLGQLLDDYEFNQAEILEAKKSLLANEDFIEVPCPSHDNPMLVVPKDYRRAFFDDLFKNDESKWRLFTAKEYEWVFKDKPCTICSSIFQALLNRLGKPEQVFAMLYARRYRFNRRLGQGISVFSPGDTPPEKTVLHNEILQNRINDLLRDSSLVRYLSSRYARTNNGIYALMDIKSHNVDRLIELHNIISEGVHKVEDIEENVNSLLLAVMNPEDQKNIEGLRSFLDRVEYIKIPYVLDLNTEVQIYRNIFGRQLDESFLPRVLHNFARLIISTRLEPRSPAMEEWILDPGKYRLFCDPNLLLLKMEIYTGHIPEWLTAEDRKRLTAKRRRRIIGESEAEGARGLSGRDAIKIFNDLYSSFGKSRKLITMSMLRSYFTRMRSELGEQLPMGLLDSLLQMYNYTVLQEVKEALYYFNEERISREIQNYLFAVNFEPGTVARCEFTGEQLSIDDNFLRGIEVKLLGEGTSDEARIAFRTDTQREYTSRTITQEILAEGRAVAETRLFGSLHEQYVHHLKEKVLDPFLANENFRRAVRDLDKPAFKTYDKKIRDDVTFLIGNLCSRFRYTKAGAQAVCIYVIDNDLARAFSDI; encoded by the coding sequence ATGGCCGCAGCCGGGGACAACATCAGCAAAGCCCTGCGCAACGTCAACCGCCACCTCAAGGCCCGGGAGCACCAGGCCGCCATCCCCTTCGACGCATTACTGAAAGTCATGGCGGACAACCCCGCGGCGGTCATGCGCAACGTCTTCCAGGTCTTCCACGACATGGTCAAAAACTATGTCGCCGAGGGCCCCGACGAGTACAGCAGCGACCCCGAGTCGATCCACTACGTCAACTACGACAGCTCCCGGCTCTTCGTCGAGGACGTGGACAACCCCTTCTTCGCCGACCGGCTCTTCGCCAACCGGCTCATCAACCTGGTGGAATCCCTCCAGCGGGGCGCCCAGCAGAACAAGATCTACATCTTCGAAGGCCCCCACGGCTGCGGCAAGAGCACCTTCCTCAACAACCTGCTGCGCAAGTTCGAAACCTACGCCAACACCGAGGAGGGGGTGCGCTTCGAGGCGGTCTGGCGCCTCGACAGGCGAAGCCTGGCCAGCATCGCGCCGGGCGAGACCAACCGCTTCCTCGACAAACTGGGGCAACTCCTCGACGACTACGAATTCAACCAGGCCGAAATCCTCGAGGCCAAGAAATCCCTCCTCGCCAACGAGGACTTCATCGAAGTCCCCTGCCCGAGCCACGACAACCCGATGCTGGTCGTCCCCAAGGACTACCGCCGGGCCTTCTTCGACGACCTGTTCAAGAACGACGAGAGCAAATGGCGCCTCTTCACCGCCAAGGAATACGAGTGGGTCTTCAAGGACAAACCCTGCACCATCTGCTCCTCGATCTTCCAGGCCCTGCTCAACCGCCTCGGCAAGCCCGAACAGGTCTTCGCCATGCTCTACGCCCGCCGCTACCGCTTCAACCGGCGCCTCGGCCAGGGGATCAGCGTCTTCAGCCCGGGCGACACCCCGCCGGAGAAGACGGTGCTGCACAACGAGATCCTGCAGAACCGCATCAACGACCTGCTCAGGGACAGCAGCCTGGTGCGCTATCTCTCCTCCCGCTATGCCCGGACCAACAACGGCATCTACGCCCTCATGGACATCAAGTCCCACAACGTCGATCGCCTCATCGAACTGCACAACATCATCAGCGAAGGGGTTCACAAGGTTGAAGACATCGAGGAGAACGTCAACTCGCTGCTGCTGGCGGTGATGAACCCCGAGGACCAGAAGAACATCGAGGGCCTGCGCTCCTTCCTCGACCGGGTGGAATACATCAAGATCCCCTACGTCCTCGACCTGAACACCGAGGTCCAGATCTACCGCAACATCTTCGGCCGCCAACTCGACGAAAGCTTCCTGCCCCGGGTGCTCCACAACTTCGCCCGCCTGATCATCTCCACCCGCCTCGAACCGAGATCGCCGGCCATGGAGGAGTGGATTCTCGATCCGGGCAAATACCGGCTCTTCTGCGACCCCAACCTGCTGCTGCTGAAGATGGAGATCTACACCGGGCACATCCCCGAATGGCTCACCGCGGAAGACCGCAAACGGCTCACCGCCAAGCGGCGCCGGCGCATCATCGGCGAATCGGAGGCCGAAGGAGCCCGCGGACTCTCCGGCCGAGACGCCATCAAGATATTCAACGACCTCTATTCCTCCTTCGGCAAATCCCGCAAGCTGATCACCATGTCGATGCTGCGCTCGTACTTCACCCGGATGCGCTCCGAACTCGGGGAGCAACTTCCCATGGGACTGCTCGACTCCCTGCTGCAGATGTACAACTACACCGTCCTCCAGGAAGTCAAGGAGGCCCTCTACTACTTCAACGAAGAACGGATCTCGCGGGAGATCCAAAACTACCTCTTCGCCGTCAACTTCGAACCGGGCACCGTCGCCCGCTGCGAATTCACCGGGGAGCAGCTCTCTATCGATGATAACTTCCTGCGCGGCATCGAGGTCAAGCTCCTCGGAGAGGGGACCTCGGATGAGGCCCGCATCGCCTTCCGGACCGACACCCAGCGGGAGTACACCTCGCGCACCATCACCCAGGAGATCCTCGCCGAAGGCAGGGCCGTCGCCGAGACGCGGCTCTTCGGGAGCCTGCACGAGCAGTACGTCCACCACCTCAAGGAGAAGGTCCTCGATCCCTTCCTCGCCAACGAGAACTTCCGCCGGGCGGTCAGGGACCTCGACAAGCCCGCCTTCAAGACCTACGACAAGAAGATCCGCGACGACGTCACCTTCCTGATCGGCAACCTCTGCAGCCGCTTCCGCTACACAAAGGCCGGGGCCCAGGCTGTCTGCATCTACGTCATCGACAACGATCTCGCCCGAGCCTTTTCGGACATCTGA
- a CDS encoding alpha/beta hydrolase, protein MTGEGGQARRFVLCILWALGLLFGISVGPGHAGGQVSVPKPFPQPDGFSVGVREELVREPVFGGHVLIREAGDGQRGTIVLIHGVGDEGSAVLDGLLPVLARDYRVVACDLPGFGRSSKANLLYSPERYTAFLRWLVASRVQGPYVVVGHSLGGALALHFAATRPEGLQRLVLVNVAGILHRTALTRFMIHLKIGKLQDREAMPAPLAWLGRLFGKLVEKMPEPPVDLDAVLERESLREKVLGGDPAKIAGLALVQANFAPVLERVSVPSYLLWGEDDRVAPLRTGRLLAARLPEARLKVIPGGGHVPMTLRPALFEEALRGALSAPFREPDQKEIPGDRVGLCRDQEAITFTGSYRRIEVERCRKVRLVGVAAAEVKILGSEVSIENSRIVGEGVGLAVTGSRVTATALDIRSDVGIESSASTLDLAGVRIEAASRAVRGLRPSRLLFSVSRVDSPDYEAYFHGPWEVSSRQPL, encoded by the coding sequence GTGACCGGGGAAGGCGGCCAGGCTCGGCGGTTTGTTCTTTGCATTCTCTGGGCCCTCGGGCTTCTCTTCGGGATCTCCGTCGGCCCTGGGCATGCGGGCGGGCAGGTCTCTGTCCCGAAGCCTTTCCCGCAGCCGGACGGCTTCTCCGTCGGGGTTCGCGAGGAACTGGTCCGGGAGCCGGTCTTCGGGGGCCATGTCCTGATCCGCGAAGCGGGGGATGGGCAGCGGGGGACGATCGTTTTGATCCACGGCGTCGGCGATGAGGGGTCGGCGGTTTTGGACGGGCTCCTTCCCGTCCTCGCTCGGGACTACCGGGTTGTCGCCTGCGACCTTCCCGGCTTCGGCCGCTCCAGCAAGGCGAATCTCCTCTACAGCCCCGAGCGCTACACGGCTTTTTTGCGATGGCTGGTCGCGAGCCGGGTGCAGGGACCCTATGTGGTGGTCGGCCATTCCCTCGGGGGGGCTTTAGCTCTTCATTTTGCGGCGACCCGGCCGGAGGGGCTGCAGCGCCTGGTGCTGGTAAACGTGGCGGGGATACTGCACCGCACCGCCCTGACCCGGTTCATGATCCATCTCAAGATCGGGAAGCTTCAGGATCGGGAGGCGATGCCGGCCCCCCTGGCCTGGCTGGGGCGGCTCTTCGGCAAGCTGGTCGAGAAGATGCCCGAGCCTCCTGTCGACCTCGATGCTGTCCTGGAGCGGGAATCCCTGCGCGAAAAGGTTCTCGGCGGCGATCCGGCCAAGATCGCCGGACTGGCCCTGGTTCAGGCCAACTTCGCCCCGGTGCTGGAGAGGGTCTCCGTGCCGAGCTACCTCCTTTGGGGTGAGGATGACCGGGTTGCGCCACTGCGCACCGGCCGCCTCCTTGCCGCCCGCCTGCCGGAAGCCCGCCTGAAGGTGATTCCCGGCGGCGGTCATGTGCCCATGACCCTCCGGCCCGCTCTCTTCGAAGAGGCCCTGCGGGGTGCTCTCTCCGCTCCTTTTCGCGAACCTGATCAGAAGGAGATTCCCGGAGATCGGGTGGGGCTTTGCCGCGACCAGGAAGCGATTACCTTTACCGGTTCCTACCGGCGCATCGAGGTGGAGCGTTGTCGGAAGGTGCGCCTGGTCGGCGTGGCGGCCGCCGAGGTGAAGATTCTCGGTTCGGAGGTGTCCATCGAAAACAGTCGGATCGTCGGCGAGGGAGTGGGGCTGGCGGTGACCGGTTCCAGGGTCACCGCGACCGCGCTCGACATCCGGTCGGACGTGGGCATCGAGTCCTCTGCCAGCACCCTTGACCTGGCCGGAGTCCGGATCGAGGCCGCCTCCCGGGCCGTGCGGGGGCTGCGCCCCTCGCGCCTGCTTTTCTCCGTCAGCCGGGTCGATAGTCCCGATTACGAGGCCTATTTTCACGGTCCCTGGGAGGTCTCCTCCCGCCAGCCCCTCTGA
- the ettA gene encoding energy-dependent translational throttle protein EttA yields MSSEGNKIIYSMMRVSKNYDKKPVIRDISLSYFYGAKIGVLGLNGSGKSSLLRIMAGVDKEVNGEAVLSAGYSVGFLEQEPLVDVDKTVRQVVEEGVQETVDLLQEFEQINLQFAEPMSDDEMAKLCDRQAAVQEKLDALDAWDLDSRLEMAMDALRCPPGDASVEVLSGGERRRVALCRLLLQKPDILLLDEPTNHLDAESVAWLEHHLQQYPGTVIAVTHDRYFLDNVAGWILELDRGHGIPWKGNYSSWLEQKQERLRREEKAEGARQKTLERELEWIRMSPKGRHAKSQARITAYENLVSQENEKQGRDLELFIPPGPRLGNVVIEAQGVAKAFGDKLLFEDLGFRLPPGGIVGVIGPNGAGKTTLFRLITGQEQADVGAFRTGETVRLAYVDQGRELDPGKTIWEEITGGQEQIELGRQLVNSRGYVSRFNFSGSDQQKRVGMLSGGERNRVHLAKMLREGANVILLDEPTNDLDVNTMRALEEGLENFGGCAVVISHDRWFLDRIATHILAFEGDSKVVWFEGNYSEYEADRRKRLGAEADRPHRIKYRQLTR; encoded by the coding sequence ATGAGCAGCGAGGGCAACAAGATCATCTATTCGATGATGCGGGTCAGCAAAAACTACGACAAAAAGCCGGTTATCAGGGATATTTCCCTGTCCTACTTCTACGGCGCCAAGATCGGTGTGCTCGGCCTCAACGGTTCCGGCAAGAGTTCTTTGCTGCGCATCATGGCCGGGGTGGACAAGGAGGTCAACGGCGAAGCGGTCCTCTCCGCCGGCTACAGCGTCGGTTTCCTGGAGCAGGAGCCGCTGGTGGACGTCGACAAGACCGTGCGCCAGGTGGTCGAGGAGGGGGTTCAGGAGACCGTCGATCTTCTTCAGGAGTTCGAGCAGATCAATCTTCAGTTCGCCGAGCCGATGAGCGACGACGAGATGGCCAAGCTCTGCGACCGCCAGGCGGCCGTGCAGGAGAAACTCGACGCCCTCGACGCCTGGGACCTCGACAGCCGCCTCGAGATGGCCATGGACGCCCTGCGCTGCCCGCCGGGTGACGCCTCCGTCGAGGTCCTCTCCGGGGGGGAGCGGCGCCGGGTGGCCCTGTGCCGGCTACTGCTGCAGAAACCGGACATCCTGCTCCTCGACGAGCCGACCAACCACCTCGACGCCGAGAGCGTGGCCTGGCTCGAGCATCACCTGCAGCAGTACCCCGGCACCGTCATTGCCGTCACCCACGATCGCTATTTCCTCGACAACGTCGCCGGCTGGATTCTCGAACTCGATCGCGGCCACGGCATTCCCTGGAAGGGTAACTACTCCTCCTGGCTCGAGCAGAAGCAGGAGCGGCTGCGCCGCGAGGAGAAGGCCGAGGGGGCCCGGCAGAAGACGCTGGAGCGGGAGCTTGAGTGGATCCGCATGAGCCCCAAGGGGCGCCACGCCAAGAGCCAGGCCCGCATTACCGCTTATGAGAACCTTGTTTCCCAGGAAAATGAAAAGCAGGGCAGGGATCTCGAGCTCTTTATCCCGCCGGGGCCGCGCCTTGGCAACGTGGTTATCGAGGCGCAGGGTGTGGCCAAGGCCTTCGGCGACAAGCTCCTCTTCGAGGACCTCGGTTTCCGTTTGCCCCCCGGCGGCATCGTCGGCGTCATCGGCCCCAACGGCGCCGGCAAGACGACCCTTTTCCGCCTCATTACCGGACAGGAGCAGGCCGATGTCGGGGCCTTTCGAACCGGCGAGACGGTCCGGCTGGCCTATGTCGACCAGGGCCGTGAGCTTGACCCGGGCAAGACCATCTGGGAAGAGATCACCGGGGGACAGGAACAGATCGAGCTCGGCCGGCAGTTGGTCAATTCCCGCGGCTACGTGTCCCGCTTCAACTTTTCGGGAAGCGACCAGCAAAAAAGGGTGGGGATGCTCTCCGGCGGCGAACGCAACCGGGTCCATCTGGCCAAAATGCTTCGCGAGGGGGCCAATGTCATTCTCCTCGACGAACCGACCAACGACCTGGACGTCAACACCATGCGCGCGCTGGAGGAGGGCCTGGAGAACTTCGGCGGCTGCGCGGTCGTCATCAGCCACGACCGCTGGTTTCTCGACCGCATCGCCACCCACATCCTCGCCTTCGAGGGGGACAGTAAGGTGGTGTGGTTCGAAGGCAACTATTCCGAGTACGAGGCCGACCGAAGGAAGCGTCTCGGCGCCGAAGCCGACCGGCCTCATCGCATCAAGTACCGGCAACTGACCCGCTAG
- a CDS encoding cold shock domain-containing protein, whose product MMTTKGTVKLFNDAKGFGFIQQEEGPDVFVHFSAIDMDGFKTLAEGDEVAFTIIDGPKGPQAQNVNRH is encoded by the coding sequence ATGATGACGACGAAGGGTACTGTGAAGTTGTTCAATGATGCTAAAGGTTTCGGTTTTATTCAGCAGGAGGAGGGGCCCGACGTATTTGTGCACTTTTCCGCTATCGACATGGACGGGTTCAAGACCCTGGCCGAGGGGGACGAAGTCGCCTTCACAATCATCGACGGGCCCAAGGGGCCCCAGGCCCAGAACGTGAATCGTCACTGA
- a CDS encoding leucyl aminopeptidase, protein MDIKVKKADPLKQKTPCLVLAVYEGKLATSLLKDLDRALGGALGRAGRAGEFAGKHRQTLMLHGGPALAAERVLLVGLGKEKGSGFEHLRQAAGTAGTFLQERKITGLSVGLESFAVRGDSPERRAQAVTEGLLLGTYRFDRYRKEKAEELPPSLKQINLLTGDQAQARESRKGVENAQAICRGVALARDLVNEPGNVKAPEYLAQCARDLAREAGLGCTVLGPREVEEEGFGAMLGVAQGSVREPRLIVLEYRGGNGDASPIALVGKGVTFDAGGISLKPAEKMDEMKMDMAGAAAVLGTLLAASLLKLPVNLVGIVPAVENMPSGSAIRPGDILTSLSGRTIEVLNTDAEGRLILADALTYAKRFNPRVVIDLATLTGACIIALGHHATAVLGNHKGLVRQLVRAGGECGERLWELPLWDDYAAQLKSEVADVKNIGGRPAGTITAAAFLQKFASDFTWAHLDIAGTAWEEKGRAYIPRGGTGVGVRLLLEYLK, encoded by the coding sequence ATGGATATCAAGGTCAAAAAGGCCGATCCGCTGAAACAGAAAACCCCCTGCCTGGTTCTGGCGGTTTATGAAGGCAAGCTCGCCACGTCCTTGCTCAAGGATCTTGACAGGGCCCTGGGGGGGGCTCTCGGCCGGGCCGGGCGGGCGGGGGAGTTCGCCGGAAAGCATCGGCAGACCCTGATGCTGCATGGCGGCCCCGCACTTGCCGCCGAGCGGGTTCTGCTGGTGGGGCTCGGAAAAGAGAAGGGGTCGGGGTTTGAGCATCTGCGCCAGGCCGCGGGGACTGCGGGCACCTTTCTGCAGGAGCGCAAAATTACCGGTTTATCGGTGGGGCTGGAGTCCTTCGCCGTGCGCGGAGACAGCCCCGAGAGAAGGGCGCAGGCGGTGACCGAGGGGCTTCTGCTGGGCACCTACCGCTTCGACCGCTACCGCAAGGAGAAGGCCGAAGAACTGCCCCCCTCCCTCAAACAGATTAATCTCCTGACAGGGGACCAGGCCCAGGCCCGCGAGAGCCGCAAGGGGGTGGAGAATGCACAGGCCATCTGCCGGGGAGTCGCTTTGGCCCGCGACCTGGTCAACGAGCCGGGCAACGTCAAGGCGCCCGAATACCTTGCCCAGTGCGCCCGGGACCTGGCCCGGGAGGCGGGCCTGGGGTGTACGGTTCTCGGGCCCCGGGAGGTGGAGGAGGAAGGGTTCGGGGCGATGCTCGGGGTGGCTCAGGGCAGCGTCCGGGAGCCGCGGCTCATCGTCCTGGAGTACCGGGGCGGCAACGGAGACGCCAGTCCCATCGCCTTGGTGGGCAAGGGCGTGACCTTCGATGCCGGGGGGATCTCCCTCAAACCGGCCGAGAAGATGGACGAGATGAAAATGGACATGGCGGGGGCTGCGGCGGTTCTCGGCACTCTGCTGGCGGCCTCCCTTCTGAAACTGCCGGTCAACCTCGTGGGGATCGTCCCCGCGGTGGAGAACATGCCTTCGGGAAGCGCCATCCGTCCCGGGGATATTTTGACCTCCCTCTCCGGGCGAACCATTGAGGTGCTCAACACCGATGCCGAGGGGCGGCTCATCCTGGCCGACGCCCTGACCTATGCGAAGCGTTTCAACCCCCGGGTGGTCATCGACCTGGCGACCCTCACCGGAGCCTGCATTATCGCTCTCGGCCATCACGCCACCGCCGTGCTGGGCAACCACAAGGGGTTGGTCAGGCAGCTGGTGCGGGCCGGGGGGGAGTGCGGAGAGCGGCTCTGGGAGCTCCCCCTCTGGGACGATTACGCGGCCCAGCTCAAAAGCGAAGTGGCCGACGTCAAGAACATCGGCGGCCGGCCGGCAGGCACGATCACGGCGGCGGCATTCCTGCAGAAATTCGCTTCCGACTTCACCTGGGCGCATCTTGACATCGCCGGGACGGCCTGGGAGGAGAAGGGGCGGGCCTATATCCCCAGGGGGGGGACCGGCGTCGGGGTCCGACTGCTGCTGGAGTACCTGAAATAG
- a CDS encoding DUF3147 family protein: MYFFLKVVISALVIAGVSEVARRHTPLAAILASLPLTSILALLWLYHDTLDIQVVSDLTGQIFWALLPSLLFFLILPRLLRGGMPFVPALLLAVLLMVCAYALYAGVLKRLGVDL; encoded by the coding sequence ATGTATTTTTTTCTCAAAGTCGTAATCTCCGCACTGGTGATCGCCGGGGTGTCCGAAGTGGCCCGGCGCCACACCCCCCTGGCGGCCATTCTCGCCTCCCTTCCCCTGACCTCCATCCTGGCCCTGCTCTGGCTTTACCACGACACCCTGGACATCCAGGTGGTCAGCGACCTGACCGGGCAGATCTTCTGGGCCCTGCTGCCGTCGCTCCTCTTTTTCCTGATCCTTCCACGGCTGCTGCGGGGAGGGATGCCCTTTGTCCCGGCCCTTCTTTTAGCCGTTCTATTGATGGTGTGCGCCTACGCCCTTTATGCCGGGGTGCTGAAGAGGCTCGGGGTCGATCTTTAA
- a CDS encoding tetratricopeptide repeat protein: MILQEQQSEAAKGIAAANRGETLLALVHLEKVAAQHLSPSAASTLGYCLAKERRQMQKAVQLCTEAMRREPNNALHHFNLGRVYLLAGQKEKAIKTFRRGLKRGRNPRIVAALKQLGLRDEPIVHFLDREHPLNKYLGLVCKKLGLR, encoded by the coding sequence ATGATTCTTCAGGAGCAGCAGAGTGAAGCCGCCAAGGGGATTGCAGCGGCCAATCGGGGAGAGACTCTGCTTGCTCTGGTCCACCTGGAGAAGGTCGCAGCCCAGCACCTCTCCCCCTCGGCGGCCTCCACCCTCGGCTATTGCCTGGCCAAAGAGCGCCGCCAGATGCAGAAGGCCGTTCAGCTCTGCACCGAAGCCATGCGCCGGGAGCCGAACAACGCCCTCCATCATTTCAACCTGGGGCGGGTTTACCTGCTGGCCGGGCAGAAGGAGAAGGCCATCAAGACTTTCCGGCGCGGTCTGAAGCGGGGACGCAACCCCCGGATCGTGGCGGCGCTGAAGCAGCTCGGCCTCCGCGATGAGCCGATCGTACACTTTCTGGATCGGGAACACCCGCTGAACAAGTACCTCGGCTTGGTATGCAAAAAGCTGGGGCTGAGATGA